One Dysidea avara chromosome 7, odDysAvar1.4, whole genome shotgun sequence genomic region harbors:
- the LOC136261539 gene encoding uncharacterized protein: protein MEHKVETFQLSPASTLPEDGATWTSYKHKSAIMLNKTSSQSEPLNGDNKPQNDKVSLDLSPDGGKLSIIINGTTLDATKNSCDINIGNFSIKLNNHLNRTPYPLSVIQPSTVAVVSVSLGNPLHIISTGDSPYVTAALSLIEGILNEDAYLGAWSSNSQGDQFFNADQNNFYLAVDADNNIVALPGDVPDEGYIYRFKQEDIDGVQDLRYCVESDGKKYYMMIQPNGDITTVPAEDLVLGSTIDTQCRFRLVV from the exons ATGGAACACAAAGTGGAAACGTTTCAGCTTAGTCCTGCTTCAACACTACCAGAAGATGGTGCCACCTGGACTTCTTATAAACACAAGTCCGCTATTATGTTGAACAAAACTTCAAGTCAGTCAGAACCACTCAACGGGGACAATAAACCACAAAATGATAAGGTATCATTAGACCTCTCTCCAGATGGAGGTAAACTTAGCATCATCATTAATGGAACAACACTTGATGCCACTAAAAACTCTTGTGACATTAATATTGGAAATTTCTCTATAAAACTCAACAACCACCTTAACAGGACACCATACCCATTGAGTGTAATACAACCATCCACAGTGGCTGTAGTCAGTGTCTCACTTGGTAATCCACTTCACATCATATCAACAGGAGACTCTCCATATGTCACAGCTGCTCTATCACTTA TTGAAGGAATACTCAATGAAGATGCATATCTTGGTGCATGGAGTTCTAACAGTCAAGGGGACCAGTTCTTTAATGCagatcaaaacaatttttacCTTGCTGTTGATGCAGACAATAACATTGTAGCATTACCGGGGGACGTGCCTGATGAG GGATACATATATAGATTCAAACAAGAGGATATTGATGGTGTACAAGATTTACGGTACTGTGTGGAGTCTGATGGGAAGAAGTACTACATGATGATCCAACCAAATGGAGACATAACTACTGTACCTGCTGAAGATCTTGTACTTGGTTCAACCATTGACACCCAGTGTAGATTCAGACTTGTGGTGTGA
- the LOC136261492 gene encoding uncharacterized protein, with protein MEHKVEKFQLSPSFTASTLPEDGAIWSSYKHKSAIMLNKTSSQSELLNKDSKPQNDKVSLDLSPDGGQLSITINGTTLIVTKNSCDINIGNFSIKLNSHLNRTPYPLSVIQPSTVAVVSVSLGNALHIISTGDSPYVTAALSLIEGVLNEDAYLVAWSSNSQGDQFFNADQNNFYLAVDADNNIVALPGDVPDEGYIYRFKQEDIDGVQDLRYCVESDGKKYYMMIQPNGDITTLLAEDLVLGSTIDTQCRFRLVV; from the exons ATGGAACACAAAGTGGAAAAGTTTCAGCTCAGTCCTTCCTTCACTGCTTCAACACTACCAGAAGATGGTGCCATCTGGTCTTCTTATAAACACAAGTCCGCTATTATGTTGAACAAAACTTCAAGTCAGTCAGAACTACTCAACAAGGACAGTAAACCACAAAATGATAAGGTATCATTAGATCTCTCTCCAGATGGAGGTCAACTTAGCATCACCATTAATGGAACAACACTCATTGTCACTAAAAACTCTTGTGACATTAATATTGGAAATTTCTCTATAAAACTCAACAGCCACCTTAACAGGACACCATACCCATTGAGTGTAATACAACCATCCACAGTGGCTGTAGTCAGTGTCTCACTTGGTAATGCACTTCACATCATATCAACAGGAGACTCTCCATATGTCACAGCTGCTCTATCACTTA TTGAAGGAGTACTCAATGAAGATGCATATCTTGTTGCATGGAGTTCTAACAGTCAAGGGGACCAATTCTTTAATGCagatcaaaacaatttttacCTTGCTGTTGATGCAGACAATAACATTGTAGCATTACCGGGGGACGTGCCTGATGAG GGATACATATATAGATTCAAACAAGAGGATATTGATGGTGTACAAGATTTACGGTACTGTGTGGAGTCTGATGGGAAGAAGTACTACATGATGATTCAACCAAATGGAGACATAACTACTCTACTTGCTGAAGATCTTGTACTTGGTTCAACCATTGACACCCAGTGTAGATTCAGACTTGTGGTGTGA